The following coding sequences are from one Brienomyrus brachyistius isolate T26 chromosome 2, BBRACH_0.4, whole genome shotgun sequence window:
- the LOC125715510 gene encoding uncharacterized protein LOC125715510 isoform X8, with protein MGKNLSKQIKLEGDEKFMEGYKPGSGQISSQRWRKKHGFEGKLHTPDILKLQGNLKLEMLQTTNNKKGQDRKKEYVFSDAWLEQSKLRDNKRQQKKRNKEKKLQVALITLDEETAARPSAPPAPPPPPQIPVPAPALVPATDRQEARGGGVEPSRMLTRGSDPSLYPVKDLATAKVQWHPKNNTEQEEVEWQCPLVEVANPNRGPNNTGPETMLVYRPWTAEDRTAALKGIPPVEEGVPEFWTAILELQSSFHLNGREMYRCLRQLFTHKWGRVAGDFTGCSYEIPCTVTMTTNPYLAPVGAMTKNTMCGGSLWDGEFKPLSPHTCRTQPDKFFLFWRGDHVQI; from the coding sequence atgggaaaaaatctgagtaaacaaatcaaactagagggagatgagaagtttatggaaggatataaaccaggatcaggacaaataagtagtcagagatggaggaaaaaacatgggtttgaaggaaaactccacactccagatatattaaagttacagggaaacttaaaactggagatgttacagactaccaataataaaaaaggccaagatagaaaaaaggaatacgttttctctgatgcatggttagaacagagtaaactaagagataataagagacaacagaaaaagagaaataaggagaaaaaactgcaggtggctttaatcacactagacgaagaaacggcagcaagaccttctgcccctccagctcctccaccgcccccacaaattccggtgcctgcaccggcgctggttccagccacagatagacaagaagcaaggggggggggggtggaaccatctcgcatgttaactcgagggtctgatccctctctatatcctgtaaaagatttggccacagctaaagtacaatggcatccaaaaaataacacagaacaagaggaggtagaatggcagtgtcccctcgtagaagtggcaaatccaaatcgaggcccaaataatacaggacccgaaactatgttagtatatagaccctggaccgctgaggatagaacagcggctttaaaaggaatacccccggttgaagaaggggtacccgagttttggactgccatcctagaattacaaagtagttttcatttgaacggcagggaaatgtaccgatgcctaagacagttgtttacccataaatggggacgtgtagcgggagacttcacaggatgttcttacgagattccatgcacagttacaatgactaccaacccgtacctggctcctgttggagctatgacaaaaaacacaatgtgtggcggttccctttgggatggagagttcaaaccactctcaccacacacttgcaggacccaacctgacaaattttttctgttctggaggggggatcatgtccagatctag